The Gemmatimonadota bacterium region GTTGTGTGCCGCGCGCAGCCACGGGAGCCAGCCCCTTGAGGAACAGGCCGGTCACGATCAAGGACATCGCCAGGCGGCTGGGTATTTCGTACTCCACGGTCTCGAGGGCGCTGTCTCCCCGCACGTCCCACCTCGTAAAGGAACAGACGCGTCTGCTCGTGAGGCGGGCCGCGGCGGAGATGAACTATTCGCCCAATCTCCTGGCCCAGGCTTTCGTGCAGGGAACGGAAGGCGTCCTGGGGTTGGTGACCAACCGGATCGGCCAGGAATTCACCGGTAGGCAGATCAATCACCTGGTGCGGGCCGCCGCTCGAGAAGGTTACCAGGTGCTGGTCGCGGCGGTCTCGAGCCGGAGGGCATCTTCCGGGAAAATCGAAAGTGTCGAACGGTCCGCACAGGCCGAGCAGTTCATGCATCTGAAGGCCCGCGACGTAGACGGCATCCTGGTCCAGGCGCTCGGTGACGTAAGCGAGTCGGCCCGGATCGTCCATGCAGCGGGAGGCAAACTGCCCGTAGCGGCCTTTGGATACGCCGTGGACGATGTCTCGAGCGTGCTACTGAACCCGGCTCCGGGCATGCAGGCTGTGACCGAACATCTCATCGGGCTCGGCCATGAACGGATCTGCTTCCTCGGTGAAGACCCGATCGGCTCGGGCGGTCCGCGGTCCCATGTAAAGGGCTACCGCGGCGCGATGGGCAGGCACGGACTGACACCCCGCATCGTTCCTGTCGAAACCGGAAGCGCCCGATCCGGATACAACCTGGGCAGGGCGCTGCGCGGCCGGTACACGGCCATTGTATGTTGCTCTGACTACACGGCCCTCGGCGTCAGCAGGGGACTGATCGAATCCGGCGTGCGGGTTCCCGACGACATGGCGGTAACCGGTTTCGGAAACAGCGAGGTCTCGGCTTACGTCAGGCCATCCCTGACTACGCTTTCCATTCCCTTCGAGGACATGGCCGCCCTGGCGATACAGGTCATCCTTCACCAGATCCACGGCCTCCCCGCCCCGCGGCGGAGCGTCTTCGAACCCTATCTTACCGTCCGGGAATCCTGCGGCTCGGGATAAGACCCCACCTCAGAAAAAACTGATTGACACGCGCACCGGGCCTGACCAAATTCGGTTTTGCAAACGTGTGTAATGCGCCGCTCAAATCTGCAAAACGGGCGCCGTTTCCGGACTTCAGACGGATAACCGGCTGCCCGTAACACGTCCGGGAAACCGGCGCGGAAGGGCCGATGAGAAAGAAGCGGGTGACGATCAAGGACATCGCGAAGACGCTGGGCGTCTCCCACACCACGGTCTCTCGCGCCCTGTCCCGGAACAAGTCGCACATGGTGAGCGTGGAAACCCGCCGGCGGGTGGAACAGGTTGCCGAGGAGTTTTCCTACCGGCCCAACCTGCTGGCCAAGGGATTTGCCACGGGCAGGACGGGCACGCTGGGCCTGCTGGCCGGCGAAAGCTACCAGGAGCAGGCCGGCACGCAGATCGAAAGTTTCCTGAGGGCCGCGGACGAACGGAACTACCGGCTCCTGGTGGGCATGTCCGCCGAATGGGGCTCCTCGTCTCCGGAGACCGGCCAGGCCGCGCAGATGGAGCAGTTCATATCAAGCGGCATTGACGGACTCCTGGTCCAGACCATGGGCGACGAGGGAGAGTCGGAGCGTATCCTGGCCGCGGTCGACGACCGGGTGCCCGTAGTGACTTTTCACTATCCCGCCCGGGGTTTCCCCGGCGTGGTGCTGGACTACACGGCGGGGTTCCACCGGGCAACGGAGCATCTGATTGCGCTGGGTCACCGGCGCATCGGGTACCTTGGCGAAAACTGGGAAGGCACCGGTCATGACGCCGCCAGGGGCAGGGGGTATTTCAAGGCCATGACCGAACACGGTCTCCACCCCGTTTGCCTGCCCGTCGGCCGCCAGCAGACGGAATCCGGCTACCGGCTGTCCAGGGAGGTGAAGGACCGGTTCACCGCCCTCCTGTGCTGCAGCGACTACACGGCCATCGGCGTATACCGCGGCCTGGGTGAATCGGGGATCCGCGTGCCCGACGACGTGGCCATCGTGGGCAACGGAGATTCGGACGTATCGGCATTCGTGACCCCCGCGCTTACGACGCTGTCGACGCCCACCAGGGGAATCGCGCGCGCGGCGATGGAACTGATGGTGAAGATCCTCGAGGGCCGCGAGGTAGCGTGTCAGATCGTGCTTGCGTCCAATCTGATCGTAAGGGAATCCTGCGGATCCGGCGCCGTGGACCCCACCGCGATGCCGTGGTGACCCGCGCAAGGTCCGTCGTTTCGCCGCCGCCGTCCTACCGGTTGCCGCCCATCCTTGCGCCGCCGGTCCTTGCGCCGCCGGTCCTTGCGCCCGCGATTTCAACGTCCTTGACACGGAACCGCCCCATTTTATCTTTATGGGTGGTGTCTTTCTCTGCTGGCGTACTGATTCGAAAACGCGTTTCATCATCCCAACCCGTGCGTTCACGTCCTAACTCGGCCGTTCTGGATTCCTGCGCGGTCACGGCCCGTTCCGGCCGGTCCGTTCCGCAGTGGAATTGCAGTCAATGACAGATCGGCCCTCGGTTAGATCGGATCGGTCCATGAGAGTCAAGCAGGTCACCATCAAGGACATTGCGCAGAGACTGGGGATCTCCCACTCCACGGTCTCGCGGGCCTTGTCCCGCAGCGCGGCCTATCTCGTCAGCGAGAAGACCCGGATGCTCGTGAAGCAGACCGCGGACGAGATGCAGTATACGCCCAATCTGATGGCGCAGGGATTCGTAACGGGCAAGACGGGCACGCTGGGCTTGCTCACCTACCAGATCTCCCTTGAAACGTACGGAAACCAGACGGAACAGATTCTCAGGGCGGCCGAGCGAGAACACTATCAACTGCTGATGGGCATGGCCGTGAACCGGACTTCCCGGTCTTCGCAGGACGACCAGGGCATGCAGATCCGGCAGTTGATCTCAAGGGGCGTGGACGGGCTCCTGATCAACACGCGGGGCGACCGGGGGGAATCGGACCGGATACGGGACATGGTGCGGAACCACATACCCGTGGTGACGTACCACTATCCCACGGAGCATATCAGCGGTGTCGTGCTGGATCTCGAGGCCGACTTCTATCACGCGACGAACCACCTGATCGAACTGGGCCACCGGCGGATCGGGTACATCGGCCGGAACCTGGACCTCGAAAGCCCGGTTTCGTCCAAGGGAAGAGGGTACTGCAGGGCGATGGGGGACAACGACCTGCCCCATGAGATCATCCCGCCCCTGGGCAGCCGCGGCGAAGGCGGATATATCCAGGGACTGAACCTGCGGGATCGGTTCTCCGCCTTGCTCTGCAGGGATGATTACACGGCGATCGGCATTTGCCGCGGCCTGCGGGACGGGGGGCTTCGTATACCGGAAGACGTGGCCGTGGTGGGTTTTGGAGATATTGATGTATCGGCCTACCTTTCGCCTGCGCTGACCACGATGGCCGTCCCCTATCAGGAAATAGCGGGGACGGCGATGAATCTGCTGCTGCGCAAGATCGGCGGAGCAGATTCGGCCGAGCAGGTCACGCTCCACTCCCGCCTCATCGTCCGGGAGTCCTGCGGCGGGAACAAGGACTAGGTCCTGCCCGGCCTCCTGGCGTACTCGTTCCGGTCCCCGAACCAGGGCTTTACCCCCAGCGGTCCAGGCCCAGCAGCCGGCGTCCCAGCGTGGTGAGGCGCGCGGGACCGCTTCGGCGCTCGAAGCCGCGCGGATCGCCCGGGAAGGCGTCCGGGTTCATGCGGTTCCTCCAGAGCGAGATGCGGTGTTGCCGGTGGCTTTCATCATCCTTCACGCTCGGGCTCATTGAAATGTACTGGCACCAGCGGGGCCTGTCGGAAGTGTTGCGGCTGTTCCCGTGGGGCAGCAGGCTGTGCCAGATGAGCAGGTCGCCGGCCTTGCCGGGGATGGCGACCGGTTCCAGCCCAGTCATGTCCGGCCGCATGGGATCGCGGTCGGAAGGCTGGGTCTTCACCCATTCGAAGAACCGTTTGTGGAACCCCGGCACGCACTGGAAGCCGCCCTGGTCCGCGTCCGTATCTGTCAGGTACAGCACGCCCTGGACCTTGAAAGTCTCGGAATGGGCCGACGTGTCCATGTCCCAGTGAATCAGTGACTCTTTGAACCCGTGCGGCCGGTCTTCCCGTTCCGGCGGCGTCATGTTGGCCCGGTCGATGCTCACCCACAGCTTCTCCTCGTTCCACAGGGTCTTGAACGCCTCGTATACCCGCTCATGCTGCCGGTTGTCCCACATCGCCTGGTGATGGTACATTTCGACGAAACCGAGACGGCGGGGCGGATCGGCGTACCAGGTCTCCGGATCGCGGGGGTCCAGGTCCAGGAACGCGGCGATGGCGGAAATCGTGGCTTCCAGGTGAGCGGCGGGTACGGCATCGGGTATGATCACGTAGCCGTTTTCGTCCCAGCAGGACCACTGATCGTCGGTGAACAACGCATATCCTCCCGGCATATCGTGGCGAGGCTAAAGCGGCGCGCCGGCACGCCAGGTTCCAGCGGCTCAGATCAAGGGTTCAATGGGCACTTCACGGCCCGTTTCGGCGGACCGGTAGATGCCGTTCAATATCTGTTGCACGAGGAGGCCGTGCTCACCCGGCGCCTCGGACGGTTTCCGGGTCCGCACGCAGTCGATGAAATGTTCCATCTTGAAGCGGAAACCATCCATATCGGGTAGGTAGTCCGGCTTGATGTTGATCATGGTGCCGGACTGGTCCTTGAAGACCCGGGGAGGAAGGAACTGCCCACCGGCTTTTTCGCCCATCAGCGAGAACGTCCATTCTCCCTTTCCGATATGCGCCGCGAAGGAAGCCTCCACGGAGAGCGTGGCGCCGTTGTCGAACCGGATCATCCCCACCGCCAGGTCCTCGACCGAGTACGTCTCGTGATCCCAGTCGGGCCACATGGAAACCGTGTCGCTGGGCCGGTCTCCCAGGTAAGTGTAGGCGCTTCCGAAGGCGCTTACGGGCTGGGGAGAGCCCATGAGATAGTGGGCCGCTTCGATCATGTGCACGCCGATATCGATCAACGCGCCCCCGCCCTGAAGGTCTTTGCGGCCGAAGAC contains the following coding sequences:
- a CDS encoding Gfo/Idh/MocA family oxidoreductase encodes the protein MPKTKVGFIGGGGIAREHMKYLSGMDDVELAAVADISAGALDTCREMYDIPHCFEDYRELLAMDSIDAVTVGTPNSTHCEPTIDALRAGKDVLVEKPMAITAEEAAEMVKESRDTGRLLVIGFQHRFAPEARMLKRFIDRGEFGKILYGRCLALRRRGIPNWGVFGRKDLQGGGALIDIGVHMIEAAHYLMGSPQPVSAFGSAYTYLGDRPSDTVSMWPDWDHETYSVEDLAVGMIRFDNGATLSVEASFAAHIGKGEWTFSLMGEKAGGQFLPPRVFKDQSGTMINIKPDYLPDMDGFRFKMEHFIDCVRTRKPSEAPGEHGLLVQQILNGIYRSAETGREVPIEPLI
- a CDS encoding LacI family transcriptional regulator, producing MRKKRVTIKDIAKTLGVSHTTVSRALSRNKSHMVSVETRRRVEQVAEEFSYRPNLLAKGFATGRTGTLGLLAGESYQEQAGTQIESFLRAADERNYRLLVGMSAEWGSSSPETGQAAQMEQFISSGIDGLLVQTMGDEGESERILAAVDDRVPVVTFHYPARGFPGVVLDYTAGFHRATEHLIALGHRRIGYLGENWEGTGHDAARGRGYFKAMTEHGLHPVCLPVGRQQTESGYRLSREVKDRFTALLCCSDYTAIGVYRGLGESGIRVPDDVAIVGNGDSDVSAFVTPALTTLSTPTRGIARAAMELMVKILEGREVACQIVLASNLIVRESCGSGAVDPTAMPW
- a CDS encoding LacI family transcriptional regulator, translated to MTDRPSVRSDRSMRVKQVTIKDIAQRLGISHSTVSRALSRSAAYLVSEKTRMLVKQTADEMQYTPNLMAQGFVTGKTGTLGLLTYQISLETYGNQTEQILRAAEREHYQLLMGMAVNRTSRSSQDDQGMQIRQLISRGVDGLLINTRGDRGESDRIRDMVRNHIPVVTYHYPTEHISGVVLDLEADFYHATNHLIELGHRRIGYIGRNLDLESPVSSKGRGYCRAMGDNDLPHEIIPPLGSRGEGGYIQGLNLRDRFSALLCRDDYTAIGICRGLRDGGLRIPEDVAVVGFGDIDVSAYLSPALTTMAVPYQEIAGTAMNLLLRKIGGADSAEQVTLHSRLIVRESCGGNKD
- a CDS encoding LacI family DNA-binding transcriptional regulator; this translates as MSSQPNKHTCALDGQDIDSARRCVPRAATGASPLRNRPVTIKDIARRLGISYSTVSRALSPRTSHLVKEQTRLLVRRAAAEMNYSPNLLAQAFVQGTEGVLGLVTNRIGQEFTGRQINHLVRAAAREGYQVLVAAVSSRRASSGKIESVERSAQAEQFMHLKARDVDGILVQALGDVSESARIVHAAGGKLPVAAFGYAVDDVSSVLLNPAPGMQAVTEHLIGLGHERICFLGEDPIGSGGPRSHVKGYRGAMGRHGLTPRIVPVETGSARSGYNLGRALRGRYTAIVCCSDYTALGVSRGLIESGVRVPDDMAVTGFGNSEVSAYVRPSLTTLSIPFEDMAALAIQVILHQIHGLPAPRRSVFEPYLTVRESCGSG
- a CDS encoding phytanoyl-CoA dioxygenase family protein — protein: MPGGYALFTDDQWSCWDENGYVIIPDAVPAAHLEATISAIAAFLDLDPRDPETWYADPPRRLGFVEMYHHQAMWDNRQHERVYEAFKTLWNEEKLWVSIDRANMTPPEREDRPHGFKESLIHWDMDTSAHSETFKVQGVLYLTDTDADQGGFQCVPGFHKRFFEWVKTQPSDRDPMRPDMTGLEPVAIPGKAGDLLIWHSLLPHGNSRNTSDRPRWCQYISMSPSVKDDESHRQHRISLWRNRMNPDAFPGDPRGFERRSGPARLTTLGRRLLGLDRWG